One Pyrofollis japonicus DNA window includes the following coding sequences:
- a CDS encoding type II toxin-antitoxin system VapC family toxin, whose translation MIYVDTNVIISYMDELDPNHSKAVKLLEAVNDKRVVSKLTLVELASVYSRAGLEAPLSLAIYSIESIGARIGELDFDEVLLQASRLADALKLRTLDLLHIVSCRLLGAERFATFDKDIVAKRELILRELGIRVETL comes from the coding sequence ATGATATACGTGGATACCAATGTGATAATCTCCTACATGGATGAGCTGGACCCTAATCACTCGAAGGCCGTCAAGCTACTAGAGGCGGTGAATGATAAACGAGTTGTCAGCAAGCTAACGCTAGTTGAGCTCGCCTCTGTGTATTCGCGGGCTGGTCTAGAGGCGCCGCTGTCTCTCGCCATATACTCTATTGAGAGTATTGGTGCCCGGATCGGCGAGCTAGATTTCGACGAGGTGCTTCTACAGGCCTCTAGGCTCGCAGACGCTCTCAAGCTTAGAACGCTAGACCTTCTCCATATTGTGTCATGTAGGCTTCTCGGCGCAGAACGCTTTGCGACATTCGACAAAGACATTGTAGCAAAGAGGGAGTTAATCCTACGAGAGCTCGGAATAAGAGTTGAGACCTTGTAG
- a CDS encoding prephenate dehydratase codes for MTGKRVAFLGPRNSFTHIAAEELFHGYELVPARSVTEVFNRVENYEADYGVVPLENSLEGPVGETLHNLASTMLSIYAGIEMKIGLVLARSGDGAPKRLYTHPHAYGEAYHSVNKLLGTYEYVPTSSTSKAAEEAARNGGYCICSQRAASENKLEVVNNNIGPENNYTRFIVLAWHDQPRNASRTMIVAALPDQPGSLHYWLEPFATRNINLKMIYSMPAPGKPWHYNFYVELEGTRLDKNVAESLKEVHQRSLFLRVLGSYPYHKKT; via the coding sequence TTGACTGGCAAGCGAGTAGCGTTTCTTGGGCCGAGGAATAGCTTTACCCATATCGCTGCCGAGGAGTTGTTCCACGGATATGAACTAGTGCCTGCAAGGAGCGTGACGGAGGTCTTTAACCGTGTAGAGAACTATGAGGCAGATTACGGAGTAGTGCCGCTGGAGAATAGTCTCGAGGGCCCAGTAGGCGAGACCTTACACAACCTCGCCTCCACTATGCTCAGCATATATGCCGGTATAGAGATGAAAATAGGGCTCGTGCTCGCAAGAAGTGGTGACGGTGCGCCAAAGAGGCTTTACACGCACCCACATGCTTATGGAGAAGCCTATCACTCGGTTAACAAGCTACTAGGTACCTACGAGTATGTTCCGACTTCGAGCACGAGTAAGGCGGCAGAAGAAGCTGCTAGAAACGGGGGCTACTGTATATGTAGCCAACGCGCAGCCTCCGAAAACAAACTAGAAGTCGTAAATAACAACATAGGTCCTGAAAACAACTATACAAGGTTCATAGTCCTCGCGTGGCACGACCAGCCAAGAAATGCGTCGAGAACAATGATTGTAGCTGCTCTTCCCGACCAGCCAGGCTCGCTGCACTACTGGCTTGAACCCTTTGCAACCAGGAACATAAACCTCAAAATGATCTACTCTATGCCGGCCCCCGGCAAACCGTGGCACTATAACTTCTACGTTGAGCTAGAGGGGACAAGGCTCGACAAGAATGTCGCAGAGTCGCTGAAAGAAGTACATCAGAGGAGCCTGTTCCTAAGGGTACTTGGAAGCTACCCATACCATAAGAAGACCTAG
- a CDS encoding type I 3-dehydroquinate dehydratase has protein sequence MACVPSPGLSSDEILELVTSKECRLVELRLDLLGYTRSEALGLVEAFASRGVRTIVTLRDSREGGKYSGSDDEKALLLLEALDRGAWLIDVEYRFPLLDKVLGDARGRVLVSFHDYRWTPPSEVLYSYAGDMIRRGAAIAKIVTMARSFSDNWRLIGLNTWRPGKVVAFAMGKKGRLSRILAPLAGAPFTYAALGEPVAPGQLGLDELLAAWRLLGAID, from the coding sequence GTGGCATGCGTACCTTCGCCCGGGCTTAGTTCCGATGAAATCCTTGAGCTAGTGACGAGCAAGGAGTGTAGGCTAGTAGAGCTCCGCCTAGACCTACTAGGCTATACGCGTAGCGAGGCACTAGGGCTCGTAGAGGCTTTCGCATCTCGTGGAGTAAGGACGATTGTTACCCTGCGCGATAGCCGTGAAGGGGGAAAATACAGTGGGTCAGACGACGAGAAGGCTCTTCTCCTACTAGAGGCGCTTGATAGGGGGGCGTGGCTCATAGACGTTGAGTACCGCTTCCCTCTCCTCGACAAGGTGCTGGGGGATGCCCGGGGCCGCGTCCTGGTATCATTCCATGATTATCGGTGGACGCCTCCCTCCGAGGTCCTCTACAGCTATGCGGGCGACATGATAAGGCGGGGAGCAGCGATAGCCAAGATAGTTACTATGGCAAGGAGCTTTAGTGACAATTGGCGCCTAATAGGCCTCAACACGTGGAGGCCCGGAAAGGTGGTAGCGTTCGCAATGGGTAAGAAAGGCAGGCTCTCAAGGATACTCGCACCTCTGGCTGGAGCTCCCTTCACATATGCTGCCCTCGGTGAACCAGTAGCACCTGGGCAGCTGGGCTTAGACGAGCTGCTAGCCGCGTGGCGGCTCCTGGGAGCAATAGACTAG
- a CDS encoding transketolase, whose amino-acid sequence MPIVSRLEVVKRSGLVSPRSRIQFLHSVALRARDRVLRMASVEKSIHVGSSLSSLDILNAILVGRGLQRTGSKPTQRDWLILSKGHAVPALYALLVELGKLSEEDLDGIRDIDGLEGHPDNSLDGVDVSTGSLGQGLSIAAGIAYAMRLDGTEDEHKVFVVLGDGELDEGQVWEAAATIPHLGLRNVVAIVDNNGYQLDGATSEIKNKGSLADRFQSLGWQVLEVDGHSYEMLLEALEYADASPRPVAIIAHTRRGNGLGLLEATGGQHV is encoded by the coding sequence TTGCCTATTGTATCGAGGCTAGAAGTCGTAAAGAGGAGCGGGCTCGTCTCCCCGCGGAGCAGAATCCAGTTCCTGCACTCAGTAGCGCTCCGCGCACGTGATAGAGTTCTCCGAATGGCCTCAGTGGAGAAGAGTATACATGTCGGCTCCTCACTAAGCAGTCTCGATATCCTAAACGCTATACTGGTCGGTAGAGGGCTTCAGCGGACAGGATCCAAACCAACTCAGAGGGACTGGCTAATACTGAGCAAAGGGCATGCCGTGCCAGCGCTCTACGCGCTCCTCGTAGAGCTGGGCAAGCTCTCGGAGGAGGACCTAGACGGGATACGTGACATTGATGGCCTAGAGGGGCATCCGGATAACAGCCTTGACGGGGTTGATGTGTCGACGGGCAGCCTTGGCCAGGGCCTCAGCATTGCGGCCGGGATAGCATACGCGATGAGGCTTGACGGCACCGAGGACGAGCACAAGGTCTTCGTTGTCCTCGGCGACGGCGAGCTCGATGAGGGGCAGGTATGGGAAGCAGCCGCGACGATACCTCATCTCGGCCTACGCAACGTGGTAGCAATAGTGGATAACAATGGATACCAGCTTGACGGGGCGACAAGCGAGATCAAGAACAAGGGCAGCCTTGCCGATAGGTTTCAGAGCCTAGGGTGGCAAGTCCTAGAGGTTGACGGCCATAGCTACGAGATGCTCCTAGAGGCCCTAGAGTACGCGGACGCATCCCCACGGCCCGTCGCTATCATAGCGCATACTCGGAGAGGCAATGGCCTGGGATTACTCGAAGCCACCGGTGGCCAGCATGTCTAG
- the aroC gene encoding chorismate synthase: MGRLLRFTLFGESHGCCVGFVLEGVPPGIPLDADEINRELALRRPGRLLTSPRREPDTVEILSGVYMGYTTGAPLAAIIRNRDIDSSFYEKTVRYRPRPGHSDLTARLRYMGFNDYRGGGMFSGRLTAAIVAAGTIAKKIIGRHGVALYAYLRRLGPAECPEPESLEKPDELEKARNARNQSPVFCHDTQASEEMAAALRDAMRSGDSLGGLVELWILGAPPGLGDPPLEPLDAELAKAFFSIPGVRGVELGVGMKAAELRGSEATDNIVITEDGTPRPVPGHSGGVLGGLSTGAPIVMRIAFKPTSTIRKPLQTIDWRSYEPAEITGRGRHDPAIAIRAIPVVEAVAALVLGDHLLRWLSYRLEHYHWLEEGIGSSWEE; this comes from the coding sequence ATGGGCAGGCTTCTCAGGTTTACATTGTTCGGGGAGAGCCACGGGTGCTGCGTGGGCTTTGTGCTTGAAGGAGTTCCGCCGGGGATACCGCTCGACGCTGACGAGATAAACCGGGAGCTGGCTCTTCGCCGTCCCGGAAGATTATTGACAAGCCCCCGACGAGAACCCGACACCGTCGAGATACTGAGCGGAGTCTACATGGGGTATACTACTGGCGCCCCTCTGGCTGCAATTATTCGCAACCGCGATATCGATAGCAGTTTCTACGAGAAAACTGTGCGATACCGTCCCAGACCCGGGCACTCCGACCTCACAGCAAGGCTCCGCTACATGGGGTTCAACGATTACCGTGGCGGCGGCATGTTCTCGGGAAGGCTTACGGCAGCAATAGTCGCTGCGGGCACCATAGCGAAGAAGATCATTGGTAGGCATGGCGTAGCTCTCTATGCTTATCTGCGCCGACTAGGGCCTGCTGAGTGCCCTGAGCCAGAGAGCCTAGAGAAGCCCGACGAGCTGGAGAAGGCTCGCAACGCGAGGAACCAGAGCCCAGTATTCTGTCACGACACGCAAGCCTCCGAGGAGATGGCTGCCGCGCTTAGAGACGCGATGAGGAGCGGAGATAGCCTCGGAGGCCTCGTAGAGCTATGGATCCTCGGAGCGCCGCCAGGGCTAGGGGACCCACCGTTAGAGCCCCTGGACGCAGAGCTGGCAAAGGCGTTCTTCTCGATACCAGGCGTTAGGGGAGTAGAGCTCGGAGTAGGCATGAAGGCAGCCGAGCTGAGGGGCTCAGAGGCGACCGACAACATAGTAATCACCGAGGATGGGACTCCAAGACCAGTACCTGGGCACAGCGGAGGAGTACTAGGCGGACTCTCAACGGGGGCACCAATAGTCATGAGGATAGCGTTCAAACCGACCTCGACGATAAGAAAGCCCTTGCAGACAATTGACTGGAGAAGCTACGAGCCAGCAGAAATAACAGGGCGAGGCAGACACGACCCAGCTATAGCGATAAGAGCAATACCCGTAGTAGAGGCGGTCGCCGCACTAGTACTAGGAGACCACTTACTGAGATGGCTCTCCTACAGACTAGAGCACTACCACTGGCTTGAAGAAGGTATAGGCAGCTCCTGGGAGGAGTAA
- a CDS encoding transketolase family protein has product MSSMVVAENLGAMRDAVGKALLYLGDIDRDVVVVTADVARSTRTKWFGDKYPERFVNIGISEQDMVGFTAGLALAGKKPYAAAFAMFMMRAWEQIRNTIDRMRLNVKLIATHSGFSDHGDGASHQSLEDIAVMRVLHNMAVVVPADAFQAYKALIRLHEVHGPAYMRIGRDYSPQVTDPGAEYRFGRLEVLRDGSDVAVVSAGPVLAHVIEAAKILEEKGISVAVANLHTVKPVDEAGLVALAQRTGLVIVVEEHFPRGGVFGAVAETLAQHYPVPIIPVAPRGYGHSARSILDLYERHGLMPRQIARSIAEAVERWRK; this is encoded by the coding sequence ATGTCTAGCATGGTTGTAGCAGAGAATCTCGGGGCCATGCGCGACGCTGTGGGCAAGGCGCTGCTATACCTGGGCGACATTGATAGAGACGTTGTAGTTGTTACTGCCGACGTTGCCCGGAGTACGAGGACCAAGTGGTTTGGTGACAAGTACCCGGAGAGGTTCGTTAACATAGGGATATCGGAGCAGGACATGGTTGGCTTTACTGCCGGGCTCGCCTTGGCGGGCAAGAAGCCGTATGCGGCCGCGTTCGCAATGTTCATGATGAGGGCGTGGGAGCAGATAAGGAACACTATTGACCGTATGAGGCTCAACGTGAAGCTCATTGCTACGCATAGCGGGTTCAGTGACCACGGTGACGGTGCTAGCCACCAGAGCCTAGAGGACATAGCGGTCATGAGGGTTCTCCACAACATGGCTGTGGTTGTTCCAGCTGATGCCTTCCAAGCCTATAAGGCCTTGATAAGGCTCCACGAGGTTCACGGCCCCGCCTATATGCGTATTGGCAGGGATTATTCGCCGCAGGTGACTGATCCTGGAGCAGAGTATAGGTTTGGGAGACTAGAGGTGCTGCGCGACGGTAGTGATGTGGCTGTGGTCTCTGCTGGGCCCGTGCTAGCGCATGTGATTGAGGCCGCCAAGATTCTCGAGGAGAAGGGCATCAGCGTTGCTGTAGCCAATCTGCATACCGTGAAGCCCGTTGACGAGGCCGGGCTCGTGGCTCTTGCCCAGCGAACCGGGCTAGTGATTGTCGTTGAGGAGCATTTTCCCCGCGGAGGAGTCTTCGGCGCCGTGGCCGAGACGCTCGCCCAGCACTACCCTGTACCTATCATACCGGTGGCGCCTAGGGGCTACGGCCATAGTGCTAGAAGCATTCTAGACCTCTATGAGCGCCATGGGCTCATGCCGAGGCAGATAGCGAGGAGCATAGCGGAGGCTGTTGAGAGGTGGAGGAAGTAG
- the aroF gene encoding 3-deoxy-7-phosphoheptulonate synthase yields MDCWRVLHKGGGPISFRVGRAVVGGEEPLVIAGPCSVENPDMILETAATLKQILVDRLGFSNVILRGGAWKPRTSPYSFQGHGEKALEWLREAGDKTGLPVMTEVMDPRDVGTAAEYVDAIWVGARNMQNTPLLKELAKAGKPVFLKRHFGSTINEWLCSAEYLLADGLEEVALIERGIRCINEYARFSLDITVVPVVKEVSRLPIIVDVSHPAGRRSLVPWLARAALAAGAHGIMVEVHPRPDEALSDAKQQLDFRMFETMVKELREMGLL; encoded by the coding sequence TTGGATTGCTGGAGAGTGCTCCACAAGGGAGGCGGGCCGATAAGCTTCCGAGTCGGCCGCGCAGTTGTCGGCGGAGAAGAGCCCCTAGTAATAGCCGGGCCATGCAGCGTTGAAAACCCTGACATGATTCTTGAAACAGCCGCGACACTCAAGCAGATACTCGTTGACAGGCTCGGTTTCAGCAACGTTATACTCCGCGGCGGAGCCTGGAAACCACGCACTAGTCCCTACAGCTTCCAGGGGCACGGCGAGAAAGCACTCGAATGGCTGAGAGAGGCAGGCGACAAGACCGGACTACCCGTGATGACGGAGGTAATGGATCCCCGGGACGTCGGTACTGCAGCCGAGTACGTCGACGCCATATGGGTTGGCGCTAGAAATATGCAGAACACGCCGCTCCTAAAAGAACTAGCCAAGGCGGGTAAACCCGTGTTCCTGAAGCGCCACTTCGGCTCAACGATAAACGAGTGGCTCTGTTCAGCCGAGTACCTATTAGCAGACGGCCTAGAAGAGGTAGCTCTGATAGAGAGGGGGATAAGGTGTATCAACGAGTACGCGAGGTTTAGCCTCGATATAACGGTCGTGCCGGTGGTGAAGGAGGTCTCAAGGCTCCCAATAATAGTTGATGTAAGCCACCCTGCTGGGCGCCGCAGCCTCGTCCCATGGCTCGCTCGCGCAGCACTTGCGGCAGGAGCCCATGGCATAATGGTTGAGGTTCACCCGAGGCCTGACGAGGCACTAAGCGATGCAAAGCAGCAGCTAGACTTCAGAATGTTTGAGACAATGGTGAAGGAGTTAAGGGAGATGGGGTTGCTGTGA
- a CDS encoding prephenate dehydrogenase/arogenate dehydrogenase family protein gives MEEVAREELRALRSTLENIDTSILRLIAARLGVVRSISKIKRSTGLPVYDDKREKELLATLSEEARRLGLSEELVEHLYTVLIKESRCAQLYCAERLRVYIYGYGGMAATFAENLLRAGCWVAIGGRSEEKAQKLAERLGAVAMEPCRGIDWADMVIYAVPGSAVPGLFKEHVTCARRSMLFTDLASAKKPLVPRIEEILGGAEDPPEYASLHPLFGPVHCIAGERVAVIPVRLVAWKPRLMRLLNGLGLKAVELDPDTHDRIMAVNQVLHHLVYDLYRLASQRLARKLGISEEQLKGLVTRSLRSTMSVAERLELLHGVVDEIRKENPYSREALSALLEALESLS, from the coding sequence GTGGAGGAAGTAGCTAGAGAAGAGTTGAGGGCCCTTAGGAGCACGTTGGAGAACATTGATACGAGTATTCTACGCCTCATTGCTGCAAGGCTAGGAGTAGTAAGAAGTATTAGCAAGATTAAGCGGAGTACCGGTCTCCCCGTCTACGACGACAAGAGGGAAAAGGAGCTTCTCGCCACGCTGTCAGAGGAGGCGCGTAGGCTCGGTCTCAGCGAGGAGCTTGTTGAGCACCTCTATACCGTGCTTATAAAGGAGTCTCGCTGTGCTCAGCTATACTGTGCTGAGAGGCTCCGGGTCTACATCTACGGCTACGGCGGCATGGCCGCCACTTTTGCCGAGAACCTCTTGCGCGCGGGTTGCTGGGTAGCGATAGGAGGCAGGAGTGAGGAGAAGGCGCAGAAGCTTGCCGAGAGGCTCGGCGCCGTGGCCATGGAGCCTTGTAGGGGCATTGACTGGGCAGACATGGTTATATACGCTGTCCCCGGCTCAGCGGTGCCGGGGCTCTTCAAGGAGCACGTAACGTGTGCTAGGCGGAGCATGCTGTTCACAGACTTGGCTTCAGCGAAGAAGCCCCTAGTGCCTAGGATAGAGGAGATTCTCGGCGGGGCAGAGGATCCGCCAGAGTATGCTAGCCTTCACCCCTTGTTCGGCCCAGTGCACTGCATCGCAGGAGAACGGGTCGCCGTTATCCCGGTGAGGCTTGTTGCATGGAAGCCTAGGCTTATGAGGCTTCTTAACGGCTTGGGCCTCAAGGCCGTTGAGCTAGACCCGGATACACATGACAGGATTATGGCTGTTAACCAGGTGCTCCACCACCTTGTCTACGACCTGTACCGGCTAGCCTCCCAGCGGCTCGCGAGAAAGCTAGGAATCAGCGAGGAGCAGCTGAAGGGGCTCGTAACCAGGAGCCTAAGGAGCACTATGAGTGTAGCTGAGAGGCTTGAGCTTCTCCACGGAGTGGTGGATGAGATTAGGAAGGAGAACCCGTACAGCCGGGAAGCCCTATCGGCCCTGCTTGAAGCCTTAGAGAGCCTATCCTAG
- the aroA gene encoding 3-phosphoshikimate 1-carboxyvinyltransferase, with the protein MVNESIVLLGPSILDGSVRAPPSKSYSHRAFFASLLARGESTIVNPLWSNDTATSLAAIRALGAQARRIDNALRVVSDGARGLRWAPVIYVAESGTTMRLVTALLGLLDKPVLVYGRGRIHERPVKGLLEALGSLGAEYIVSRGCCPPHVVKGPVRGSHVKVDARESSQYVSALLMLGAGLGELDITVTNLESKPYVDITIRVLEAYGVSVEREDYRWFHVVGEPVPVTYVVPGDWSSAAALLAAGAVAGHVRVEGLDPADPQPDKAITYILRSMGAGIRVRENYAEAWSTGRLEGFETRIQDYPDLGPVLAALAAIACGYSRICCAERLRLKESDRVEAILDLMRRSGVDSWLEEGDKGLCIVVRGACGRLRGGVVYDVHGDHRVAMAAAILGLASAGETVIRNPGVVAKSFPGFWDALKKLGARIVEEK; encoded by the coding sequence TTGGTTAACGAGAGCATAGTACTACTAGGGCCATCGATCCTAGACGGCTCAGTGAGGGCTCCTCCCTCTAAGAGCTATTCGCATCGCGCCTTCTTCGCGTCATTGCTTGCACGAGGCGAAAGCACCATAGTCAACCCCCTGTGGAGCAATGACACTGCTACATCTCTAGCAGCCATTCGAGCCCTAGGGGCCCAAGCACGGCGCATTGATAACGCCCTACGAGTAGTATCTGATGGCGCTAGGGGGCTGCGCTGGGCCCCAGTTATCTATGTAGCCGAGTCAGGTACGACAATGAGGCTGGTAACGGCTCTGCTAGGCCTGCTCGACAAGCCTGTACTAGTTTATGGGCGTGGCCGTATCCACGAGCGCCCAGTCAAAGGGCTGCTCGAGGCCCTTGGAAGTCTTGGCGCTGAATATATTGTTTCGCGAGGCTGCTGCCCGCCACATGTAGTCAAGGGGCCGGTTAGAGGTAGCCATGTCAAGGTTGATGCAAGGGAGAGTAGCCAGTATGTTTCAGCACTCCTTATGCTCGGGGCAGGGTTGGGAGAGCTAGACATAACTGTTACTAATCTTGAGTCAAAGCCATATGTTGACATAACTATTCGCGTCCTTGAAGCCTACGGTGTAAGCGTTGAGCGCGAAGATTATCGGTGGTTCCACGTAGTCGGTGAGCCGGTACCAGTTACATACGTCGTGCCTGGGGACTGGAGCAGCGCAGCGGCACTGCTCGCGGCAGGAGCCGTTGCTGGGCACGTACGCGTGGAGGGGCTTGACCCGGCGGACCCCCAGCCCGATAAAGCGATAACGTACATATTAAGATCTATGGGCGCTGGCATAAGGGTTAGAGAAAACTATGCTGAGGCTTGGAGTACTGGGCGCCTAGAGGGGTTCGAAACGCGTATTCAAGACTATCCCGATCTAGGCCCCGTCTTGGCTGCGCTTGCGGCAATTGCATGCGGTTACTCGAGGATATGTTGTGCGGAGAGACTTAGGCTCAAGGAGAGTGACCGCGTAGAGGCAATCCTAGACCTTATGAGGCGTAGTGGCGTAGATTCGTGGCTCGAGGAAGGGGACAAGGGGCTCTGCATAGTAGTTAGGGGTGCATGTGGCAGGCTAAGGGGCGGAGTCGTCTACGATGTACATGGGGACCACCGGGTAGCAATGGCGGCAGCCATCTTGGGCCTCGCCTCAGCAGGGGAAACGGTTATCAGAAACCCAGGTGTCGTGGCTAAGTCCTTTCCCGGTTTCTGGGATGCTTTGAAAAAGCTTGGTGCGAGGATAGTTGAGGAGAAGTAG
- a CDS encoding shikimate kinase, giving the protein METARGRAHGAIGVVNAIGTGGLGAATAIDLWLSVEAWKCSKPRGYTITRSTRVEVDKAILEAVADTLSKHVGKGIGSLCIRGISDIPLEAGLKGSSALINAALEAGLRLLGYQSSLLELAKLGVEVARAAGLTITGALDDHLAVSGCGTYATNNASQQLLRHIDGPEGLVVIAVPGRRSIKSIDREAFEIYQPLYLAAWRLLEDGDWGKTVLVNGVATALATGTSAEPLFELIRSEAETAGISGKGPAVYAFKSTGPIGSLVEKARKLFPKVVVTKTISCSSYTRSSYPALSSLKD; this is encoded by the coding sequence GTGGAGACAGCCCGAGGCAGAGCCCATGGAGCCATAGGGGTTGTGAACGCGATAGGCACGGGAGGGCTCGGAGCCGCCACAGCAATAGATCTTTGGCTCAGCGTGGAGGCCTGGAAGTGTAGTAAGCCAAGGGGCTATACCATTACGCGGAGCACACGCGTCGAAGTAGACAAGGCAATCCTCGAGGCAGTAGCTGATACACTGAGCAAGCACGTAGGTAAGGGCATTGGCTCACTCTGCATCCGCGGCATCTCGGACATACCTCTTGAAGCAGGCCTCAAGGGGAGCAGTGCTCTCATAAACGCGGCCCTAGAGGCTGGGCTAAGACTGCTAGGCTACCAATCGTCTCTGCTAGAGCTGGCCAAGCTTGGAGTTGAAGTAGCTAGGGCGGCTGGGCTAACGATTACTGGGGCCCTCGACGACCACCTTGCTGTAAGCGGGTGCGGCACCTATGCAACGAATAACGCTTCGCAGCAACTGTTAAGACACATCGATGGCCCCGAGGGCCTAGTCGTAATAGCTGTACCGGGGAGACGAAGCATAAAGAGCATAGACAGGGAAGCATTTGAAATATACCAACCACTATACCTCGCGGCATGGAGGCTCCTCGAGGACGGCGACTGGGGCAAGACAGTACTCGTAAACGGTGTAGCCACAGCGTTAGCGACGGGAACGAGTGCTGAGCCCTTATTCGAGCTAATAAGAAGCGAAGCCGAGACAGCAGGCATCTCGGGTAAAGGACCAGCAGTATACGCGTTCAAGAGTACTGGCCCGATAGGGAGCCTCGTGGAGAAGGCAAGGAAGCTCTTCCCTAAAGTAGTTGTAACGAAGACTATAAGCTGCAGCAGCTATACTAGAAGCAGCTATCCCGCACTAAGCTCGCTAAAGGATTAA
- the aroB gene encoding 3-dehydroquinate synthase, translated as MSLEHSTWAINESISVDIAVGPGARIVLPRLVREAGRDYTSILIVADSGVPGRFVEDMVEAFTREGFRVEKLVVKGGEKAKSINTVVGLWEWLLKVGADRWSLLVAYGGGAVSDAAGFAAATYMRGIDWATVPTTLLSMADAAAGGKTAIDFNAKNIIGAFHHPRFIVADTEHLETLDERNYVSGLAEVVKHALLEGEWFLDWLRRNREAILARSHAEASKMIRMSLDTKMKIVARDYRERKGDRMLLNLGHTVAHAVEKATGYTVSHGEAVAIGLVVEAYAATRITGLPRSSIEEIRETLSLFGLPTRPPSNISADEAVKLMRLDKKRRGDKLTLPLLEAIGRPVLVDLRLDEAEKVLAEAWREAGNA; from the coding sequence GTGAGCCTCGAGCACAGCACGTGGGCGATAAACGAGTCCATCAGCGTCGATATAGCTGTGGGGCCGGGAGCGCGCATAGTATTGCCAAGACTTGTCCGGGAAGCAGGCCGGGACTACACCTCTATACTAATAGTCGCAGACTCCGGGGTTCCCGGGAGATTCGTCGAGGACATGGTGGAGGCATTTACCCGGGAAGGCTTCAGAGTAGAGAAGCTAGTTGTGAAAGGAGGAGAGAAGGCCAAGAGCATCAACACCGTCGTTGGGCTATGGGAGTGGTTGCTCAAAGTAGGAGCTGATAGGTGGAGCCTCCTCGTAGCTTATGGCGGTGGAGCGGTGAGCGATGCTGCTGGCTTTGCGGCAGCCACCTACATGAGGGGCATAGACTGGGCTACAGTACCCACGACGCTTCTCTCTATGGCGGATGCCGCGGCGGGCGGCAAGACCGCGATAGACTTCAACGCGAAGAACATTATCGGTGCTTTCCATCACCCACGCTTCATAGTTGCCGATACAGAGCATCTCGAGACGCTCGATGAGAGAAACTATGTCTCCGGGCTAGCAGAGGTAGTCAAGCACGCACTTCTCGAGGGAGAATGGTTCCTCGACTGGTTACGTAGGAACCGAGAGGCAATTCTTGCCAGAAGCCACGCCGAGGCATCGAAGATGATAAGGATGAGCCTGGATACGAAGATGAAGATAGTTGCAAGAGACTATAGGGAGAGGAAGGGTGATCGCATGCTCCTCAACCTGGGCCATACAGTTGCCCATGCGGTTGAGAAGGCCACAGGGTATACAGTGAGTCACGGAGAAGCCGTGGCAATAGGCCTCGTAGTCGAGGCCTACGCGGCTACGAGGATAACTGGATTGCCGAGAAGCAGCATTGAGGAAATAAGGGAGACCCTAAGCCTCTTTGGCCTCCCTACGAGGCCGCCGAGCAACATAAGCGCGGACGAGGCCGTAAAGCTGATGAGACTTGATAAGAAGAGGAGAGGAGACAAGCTAACACTACCATTACTAGAGGCTATTGGGCGCCCGGTCCTCGTGGACCTGAGACTAGACGAGGCCGAGAAAGTACTAGCGGAGGCATGGAGGGAGGCTGGCAACGCCTAA